Proteins from a single region of Paenibacillus sp. BIHB 4019:
- a CDS encoding class II fructose-bisphosphate aldolase produces MALVSMKDMLNKGLKEGYAVGQFNINNLEWTQAILSAAQEEKSPVILGVSEGAARYMGGFTVVTAIVKSLIEEMKITVPVAIHLDHGSSFEKCKEAIDAGFTSVMIDASHSPFEENVKTTKQVVEYAHERGISVEAELGTVGGQEDDVIADGVIYADPQECKQLVELTGIDCLAPALGSVHGPYKGEPNLGFKEMEEICQTIKLPLVLHGGTGIPTEQIKKSISLGTAKINVNTENQIAFTKVAREILTSDSEVFDPRKFLAPGREAIKQTVMGKIREFGSSNKA; encoded by the coding sequence ATGGCATTGGTTTCGATGAAAGACATGTTGAACAAAGGTTTAAAAGAAGGTTACGCGGTTGGTCAATTCAACATCAACAACCTGGAGTGGACGCAAGCAATTTTGAGCGCAGCTCAAGAAGAAAAATCCCCAGTCATTTTGGGCGTTTCTGAAGGCGCAGCACGTTACATGGGCGGTTTCACGGTTGTAACTGCAATCGTTAAATCCCTAATCGAAGAAATGAAAATCACAGTTCCAGTTGCGATTCACTTGGACCACGGTTCCAGCTTCGAAAAATGTAAAGAAGCAATCGATGCAGGCTTCACTTCCGTTATGATCGATGCTTCCCATTCCCCATTTGAAGAAAACGTAAAAACAACGAAGCAAGTTGTTGAATATGCTCACGAGCGCGGCATTTCTGTTGAAGCTGAACTGGGAACAGTTGGCGGACAAGAGGATGACGTTATTGCTGATGGCGTTATCTACGCTGATCCACAAGAGTGTAAACAACTGGTTGAACTTACAGGTATCGATTGCCTGGCTCCAGCACTTGGTTCCGTTCACGGTCCTTACAAAGGCGAACCAAACCTGGGCTTCAAAGAAATGGAAGAAATTTGCCAAACAATCAAGCTGCCATTGGTATTGCACGGTGGTACTGGTATCCCTACTGAGCAAATCAAAAAATCCATTTCCCTTGGAACAGCTAAAATCAACGTTAACACTGAAAACCAAATCGCGTTCACTAAAGTTGCTCGTGAAATCCTGACTTCGGATTCCGAAGTATTCGATCCACGTAAATTTTTGGCTCCAGGCCGTGAAGCAATCAAACAAACCGTTATGGGCAAAATTCGCGAGTTCGGTTCTTCCAACAAAGCGTAA
- a CDS encoding YheC/YheD family protein — protein sequence MGSKCVYVGILVANRNQRKYVLKQYLPYATADMKIFCFTPHTIRWESNKIIGLHRSNRKWALSKFPFPQVVYNRCYLTNFKLIERLQAVIGPNKCFNPLNQLNKLEIHNHLSKWLVDYLPVTMPFEQANLVPLLEFHKMLYFKPYYGNKGNGVYRAELLSSGEIHIGHHYFSPTIILRDAGQLQSCMQKLVGSTPYLIQAGVHIRQVNHQNFDIRALVQKNEQGLWSVTNVISRIAHKGSYNTSICEKACLTSEILNQLFPPQQTNAIIQSIYNVSLRSAEILDDAGCYHLGEFSVDLALDQEGHIWIIELNGKPQKNLYDGIRQSSAVYKRPIEYAHYLGKS from the coding sequence ATGGGCAGCAAGTGCGTTTATGTTGGTATTTTAGTCGCAAACCGTAATCAAAGAAAGTATGTCCTCAAACAATATCTACCATACGCCACAGCGGATATGAAAATATTTTGCTTCACTCCTCATACGATTAGATGGGAAAGCAACAAGATCATCGGACTTCATCGTTCCAATCGAAAATGGGCGCTAAGCAAATTTCCTTTCCCGCAAGTGGTTTATAATCGCTGTTATTTGACCAATTTCAAGCTAATCGAACGTTTGCAGGCCGTTATCGGCCCAAATAAATGCTTCAATCCCCTCAATCAGTTGAACAAGCTAGAGATTCATAACCATTTAAGCAAATGGCTTGTGGATTATTTACCCGTGACGATGCCTTTTGAGCAGGCAAATCTGGTTCCGTTATTAGAGTTTCATAAAATGCTATATTTTAAACCGTATTACGGAAATAAGGGAAATGGCGTCTATCGGGCAGAATTGCTGAGTTCTGGCGAAATCCACATTGGTCACCACTATTTTTCACCTACGATCATTTTAAGAGATGCCGGGCAATTACAGTCCTGTATGCAAAAACTGGTTGGCTCCACTCCCTATCTCATTCAAGCAGGCGTTCATATCAGGCAAGTAAACCACCAAAATTTTGATATCCGGGCGCTTGTGCAAAAAAATGAACAGGGCTTATGGTCTGTAACTAATGTCATCAGTCGCATTGCTCATAAAGGCAGCTACAATACAAGCATTTGTGAAAAAGCCTGTTTAACCAGCGAAATCCTCAATCAGTTGTTCCCGCCCCAGCAGACGAATGCCATTATACAATCGATTTACAATGTCAGCTTAAGATCCGCAGAAATATTAGATGATGCAGGCTGTTATCATTTGGGCGAGTTTAGCGTAGACCTTGCGCTGGACCAAGAGGGGCATATTTGGATCATTGAACTAAACGGCAAGCCGCAAAAAAATCTATATGACGGAATTCGCCAATCCTCTGCCGTCTATAAGCGGCCGATAGAGTATGCCCACTATTTGGGCAAAAGCTGA
- a CDS encoding exosporium glycoprotein BclB-related protein, with translation MGKYHGPPGPPGPVGPQGPVGPTGATGATGAAGAKGDPGSAGATGPAGAKGDPGSAGATGPAGAMGTTGATGTGVTGATGDPGAAGATGATGATGSTGATGAGVTGATGEPGAAGTTGATGATGAGVTGATGEPGITGATGATGSTGIIGATGATGATGGTGATGATGTGAIIPFASGIPVTLTTILGGLAGTPSFIGFGSSAPSLSVLGATIDLTGAAGTLLNFAFSVPVDGTITSIAAYFSTTLALSLVGSTLTINAQLYSSTVPDNTFNPVPGAIVTLAPSLTGILAIGTISSGITTGLAIPVTAQTRLLMVFSATATGITLINTIDGYASAGITIN, from the coding sequence ATGGGAAAATATCACGGACCTCCAGGGCCTCCGGGACCAGTTGGACCTCAAGGTCCTGTCGGGCCGACAGGTGCAACAGGAGCCACAGGCGCGGCCGGAGCCAAAGGTGATCCTGGCAGTGCTGGAGCCACAGGCCCGGCAGGAGCCAAAGGTGATCCCGGCAGTGCTGGAGCCACAGGCCCGGCAGGAGCGATGGGAACAACCGGAGCCACAGGCACTGGTGTAACTGGAGCGACAGGCGACCCAGGTGCTGCCGGAGCAACCGGAGCAACCGGAGCGACAGGTTCGACAGGTGCGACAGGCGCCGGTGTAACTGGAGCGACAGGAGAACCGGGTGCTGCTGGAACAACCGGAGCAACGGGAGCGACAGGAGCCGGTGTAACTGGAGCAACGGGCGAACCAGGCATTACTGGGGCAACCGGAGCGACGGGTTCTACTGGCATAATCGGAGCAACGGGAGCAACGGGTGCAACAGGCGGCACCGGAGCGACAGGAGCGACAGGGACAGGAGCCATTATTCCGTTTGCTTCGGGCATACCCGTAACATTAACAACGATTTTAGGCGGGCTTGCCGGTACGCCTAGTTTTATTGGATTCGGAAGCTCAGCGCCAAGTCTTAGTGTATTAGGAGCGACAATCGATCTTACTGGAGCAGCAGGAACGCTGCTGAACTTTGCTTTTTCCGTGCCAGTTGATGGAACGATTACCTCAATTGCTGCCTACTTCAGCACAACGCTTGCGCTTTCGCTTGTTGGTTCTACCTTAACAATTAATGCGCAGCTCTATAGCTCAACGGTGCCTGACAACACATTTAATCCAGTTCCAGGTGCAATTGTGACCTTAGCGCCTTCGCTTACAGGTATTCTAGCGATTGGTACGATTTCAAGCGGTATTACGACGGGCCTAGCCATTCCTGTGACGGCTCAAACCCGCCTATTAATGGTGTTCTCTGCAACAGCCACAGGCATCACCTTAATTAATACAATTGATGGATATGCCAGCGCTGGCATCACCATTAATTAG
- a CDS encoding carbohydrate-binding protein gives MINLSLEIQNADGAVLEASTDSELVYLVYKQAYEPGNVIVLKSSQANVYLIIQLEDSINPAFIYLKGEEYRYSIPFDEKRVSYSPKSFTGDTHVLTARLATVEEISAYKNVAKNEFDQHANDTCFPHASANVETRGEAVFAARNAINGNAANDSHGEWPYESWGINQREDAAITIDFGRTVVVDKVVLTLRADFPHDNYWENMTLTFSDGSTHQASLIKTHKPQTILLEPRAVDSVMLSELVKSSEPSPFPALTQFEVFGKEA, from the coding sequence ATGATTAACTTATCCCTAGAAATTCAAAATGCGGACGGAGCGGTTCTGGAGGCTAGCACGGACAGCGAACTGGTTTATTTGGTTTACAAGCAGGCTTATGAGCCTGGAAATGTAATCGTTCTCAAAAGCTCGCAGGCAAATGTATATCTAATCATTCAGCTGGAGGATTCGATTAATCCGGCCTTCATTTATTTGAAGGGAGAGGAGTACCGCTACAGCATTCCTTTTGATGAAAAAAGAGTATCTTACTCGCCTAAGTCGTTTACGGGCGATACCCACGTGTTGACTGCCCGCCTGGCAACCGTCGAGGAAATAAGCGCTTATAAAAATGTAGCTAAAAACGAGTTTGACCAGCATGCTAACGACACCTGCTTTCCGCATGCCTCGGCTAATGTCGAGACGCGGGGAGAGGCCGTATTTGCGGCGCGGAATGCCATTAATGGAAATGCTGCGAATGACTCGCACGGCGAATGGCCTTACGAATCGTGGGGGATTAATCAGAGAGAGGATGCGGCTATTACAATTGATTTCGGGCGCACTGTAGTGGTGGACAAGGTTGTCCTAACGCTGCGTGCGGATTTTCCGCACGACAACTACTGGGAAAACATGACGCTGACGTTCTCGGATGGCAGCACGCATCAGGCTAGCCTGATTAAAACGCATAAGCCGCAAACGATTTTGCTGGAACCAAGAGCGGTGGACTCTGTGATGCTAAGCGAATTAGTGAAGTCGTCCGAGCCTTCCCCGTTTCCGGCTTTGACCCAGTTCGAGGTGTTCGGAAAAGAGGCTTAG
- a CDS encoding HPP family protein, which produces MNFKMLAIGVYVMLIYWLSLHFSFLDTLFFPTLGAFSFLFVSRSFRYTEISKITLGAFISSVVGTLLFFIYPSAISLFVNVLITIWMITKFKWNAPPIVAVSLIPFFSHSTHLWLIPISVCTALLGLMLILFLSDWAEKRLSPLFSLTKRNSVSVESE; this is translated from the coding sequence ATGAATTTTAAAATGCTTGCAATTGGCGTCTACGTCATGCTTATTTATTGGTTGTCCTTACATTTCTCGTTTTTGGACACGTTATTTTTCCCAACCTTAGGGGCATTCAGCTTCCTATTTGTCTCCCGGTCGTTCCGTTACACGGAGATTAGCAAAATTACATTAGGCGCATTTATTTCATCAGTCGTCGGCACGCTGCTTTTCTTCATCTATCCAAGCGCGATTTCCTTATTCGTGAATGTGTTGATCACAATCTGGATGATTACCAAATTTAAATGGAATGCTCCGCCCATTGTAGCAGTGTCGCTCATTCCGTTCTTTTCCCACTCGACGCATCTGTGGCTCATTCCGATATCCGTATGTACGGCGCTGCTTGGTTTGATGCTGATTTTGTTCCTGTCAGATTGGGCTGAGAAGCGGCTGAGCCCTTTATTTTCGCTGACCAAAAGAAATAGTGTATCTGTTGAATCGGAATAA
- a CDS encoding cohesin domain-containing protein: protein MNLRWNRFVDFKWMSLSLIIVISLIGLPALTNAAAPNLLAGETITLLTGNSSTAMTDGDETTSYTMSGQQFLYDFGVQGKAKSYKLTYSSNGEGRFYTYSGVRTGLNGNTTLVASSAKRTVTGTISAGARSIVIGGYTSTTAMTIYEIEIYGENDTTPPSVPSGLTGVAGDTVVNLNWVPNSETDFKHYNLYRDGVLLTSVTRSTYVDTGLINKTTYKYQISAVDTSGNESSLSEALNLTPVASAPESPSGLTATVVEKSILISWTAVNNADTYTIYRSTESGGPYSILSSGLNGTSFKDSEVTPGVEYYYVVSAYNEDVKGTDSKEVSATIPQNLNPILNVTINEESVKVNELFTSYISLKNVSDIYAEDFTLTYNADLIEYVGFEEIEGYKVFSELKGTKGIIRFIVASQGEEYGINKETNFLKIIFKAKAIGTGTVDAIKCRVADTINEYDIDEVGCMQDSVIIKGPDDVNRSGSYTLVDLAIGGFYFGKTAAETDTVNHVADQVADGNINNDDLVYIVNQILINPNYEPNM, encoded by the coding sequence GTGAATTTAAGATGGAATAGATTTGTAGATTTTAAGTGGATGAGCTTGTCATTAATAATCGTTATATCACTTATTGGACTTCCAGCTCTAACCAATGCAGCTGCACCAAATTTATTAGCAGGAGAAACTATTACTTTGCTGACGGGTAATTCCTCGACAGCTATGACGGATGGTGACGAAACAACCTCTTATACAATGAGCGGGCAACAATTTCTCTATGATTTTGGAGTACAGGGAAAAGCCAAATCGTACAAACTGACTTATTCAAGTAATGGTGAAGGTAGATTTTATACTTACTCTGGTGTTCGAACCGGTTTGAATGGTAATACTACGCTTGTTGCATCAAGTGCGAAAAGAACTGTTACTGGTACGATTTCTGCTGGCGCTCGGAGTATTGTTATTGGCGGCTACACCTCAACAACGGCAATGACAATATATGAAATTGAAATTTATGGCGAAAATGATACTACTCCGCCTTCTGTACCTTCTGGTTTGACCGGAGTTGCTGGAGATACTGTTGTAAATCTGAACTGGGTTCCAAATTCAGAAACGGATTTTAAACATTATAATCTCTACCGTGATGGAGTATTATTGACTAGTGTAACCCGTAGCACATATGTGGACACTGGGTTGATAAATAAGACTACGTACAAATATCAAATATCAGCAGTTGATACTAGTGGCAACGAATCAAGCTTAAGTGAAGCATTAAACCTAACTCCAGTGGCTAGTGCTCCGGAATCTCCAAGCGGTTTAACAGCAACTGTTGTAGAAAAAAGTATTTTGATTAGTTGGACTGCTGTAAACAATGCAGATACATATACCATATATCGTTCCACTGAATCGGGTGGTCCTTACAGTATTCTTTCGTCGGGGTTGAATGGAACAAGCTTCAAAGATAGCGAAGTGACACCAGGAGTAGAATATTATTATGTTGTTAGCGCCTATAATGAGGATGTTAAAGGAACGGATTCAAAAGAGGTTTCTGCAACGATTCCCCAAAATTTAAATCCAATTTTGAATGTAACCATTAATGAAGAGAGTGTGAAAGTAAATGAACTATTTACTTCTTACATATCCTTAAAGAACGTAAGCGATATTTATGCTGAAGATTTTACGTTAACCTATAATGCTGATTTAATTGAGTACGTTGGGTTTGAGGAAATTGAAGGTTATAAAGTATTTAGTGAATTAAAAGGTACAAAAGGTATAATTCGCTTTATTGTAGCGAGCCAGGGTGAAGAGTATGGTATCAATAAAGAAACGAATTTCTTAAAAATTATTTTCAAAGCAAAGGCAATTGGAACGGGTACTGTTGATGCTATTAAATGCCGAGTAGCTGATACAATTAATGAGTATGACATTGACGAAGTAGGGTGTATGCAGGATAGTGTCATAATAAAAGGACCAGATGATGTAAACCGTTCTGGAAGCTATACTTTAGTTGACTTAGCTATAGGTGGTTTTTATTTTGGTAAAACGGCAGCTGAAACGGATACGGTTAATCATGTAGCTGATCAAGTAGCAGATGGAAACATCAACAATGATGATCTAGTTTACATTGTAAATCAAATTTTAATTAACCCAAATTATGAGCCTAATATGTAA
- a CDS encoding toxic anion resistance protein yields MSFTMEVVSEEKLKSVIEEQVKPEPEEVTQLRELATSNVSTILELDLDSLEKRKAILQSIDQFGIQSMRSSSEKNSLLQVAVGHLSQTGDEGGQVAKGLTELHIQLKDLDPSVVDFAKSGVLGMFFNPLRRYFAKYQKADTVISGIILSLDKGSTILKNDNTTLELEQQALRELTKKLQKEIQLGMLMDEGIESQIEAAKARQESEDKVRFITEEVLFPLRQRVMDLQQMLVVNQQGIMAIEVVMRNNKELIRGVDRARNVTVSALKISVTVASALYNQRIVLQKIELLNQTTDSLISGTSKMLKNQGAAIQKQSMEANISVETLKTAFADVLSAMDSISTYKQEALPKMRQTIQQFRELADIGEVQIQRLEKGQRLGL; encoded by the coding sequence ATGTCATTTACGATGGAAGTGGTCAGTGAGGAGAAGCTGAAATCGGTCATTGAAGAGCAGGTAAAGCCTGAGCCTGAGGAAGTCACCCAACTGCGGGAGCTTGCGACGAGCAATGTATCGACGATTTTGGAGCTGGATTTGGATTCACTCGAAAAACGGAAGGCGATTTTGCAATCGATTGACCAGTTTGGCATTCAGTCGATGAGATCTTCCTCGGAGAAAAATTCGCTGCTGCAGGTGGCGGTTGGCCATTTGTCTCAAACGGGCGATGAAGGCGGCCAAGTGGCGAAAGGCTTGACGGAGCTGCACATCCAGCTTAAGGATTTGGACCCGAGCGTCGTCGATTTTGCCAAAAGCGGCGTGCTCGGCATGTTTTTTAATCCGCTGCGGCGTTATTTTGCGAAATACCAGAAGGCGGATACGGTCATTTCGGGCATCATTTTATCGCTGGACAAAGGCAGTACGATACTTAAAAATGACAACACTACGCTGGAGCTGGAACAGCAAGCGCTTCGCGAGCTGACGAAGAAGCTGCAGAAGGAAATCCAGCTCGGCATGCTGATGGATGAAGGAATCGAGTCGCAGATTGAAGCCGCCAAAGCGCGTCAGGAGTCGGAGGATAAAGTCCGCTTCATAACCGAGGAGGTGCTGTTCCCGCTCCGCCAGCGCGTCATGGATTTGCAGCAGATGCTCGTCGTGAACCAGCAGGGCATTATGGCGATTGAGGTTGTCATGCGCAACAACAAGGAGTTGATCCGCGGGGTAGATCGGGCGAGAAACGTCACCGTTTCGGCGCTGAAAATCTCCGTTACCGTAGCCAGCGCGCTCTACAACCAACGAATCGTCCTGCAAAAAATCGAGCTGCTGAATCAGACGACCGACAGCCTGATCAGCGGCACCTCCAAAATGCTGAAAAACCAAGGCGCTGCAATTCAAAAGCAATCGATGGAAGCGAACATTTCCGTCGAAACGCTAAAGACGGCTTTCGCCGATGTGCTTTCGGCAATGGACTCGATCAGCACCTACAAGCAGGAGGCGCTGCCTAAAATGCGCCAAACGATCCAGCAGTTCAGAGAGCTGGCGGATATCGGCGAGGTGCAAATCCAGCGGCTGGAGAAGGGGCAGAGGCTGGGATTATAG
- a CDS encoding VWA domain-containing protein, with amino-acid sequence MASKGKAFVVLALIAIVVFALVYFGISLTSNIGKTDTQISSEDAGKQLNKLYQGISVTTAEPIKGQIDLDPADVSDSLPDISKFPVSVENTTDQFVEIFSSTEKSGTEMDGWLNDVATAFNQAKIKVNGKTASVKIRNIASGTAADYIRSGKYVPDAFTPSNELWGEMVAASGVQTKLVSKRLVGNVAGIVSTQAKYDELIAEYGSLNVKTLTDAIASNQVAMGYTDPFASSTGLNFLVTSLATFDSQELLGEKAVQGFEKFQANVPFLASTTLQMREAAKTGMLDAFVLEYQTYVNAADFQSGYVFTPFGVRHDSPLYALGKLSKDKQDIIQKFADFVAQDKYQKAAEEKGFNGLNDYKSEMEAVNGKTLASAQKLWKEKKDGSKAIAAVFVADISGSMGGEPLNRLKESLLRGQKFLGRNNSIGFVSYSSDVAINLPIGKYDTNHQSMFVGAINSLQASGGTATFDGIVVAMKMLQDELAVSPDVKPLIFVLSDGETNEGHSLKDIKGLIETYKIPIYTIGYNANIKALQSISSINEAASINADTDDVVYKIGNLLNVQM; translated from the coding sequence ATGGCGAGTAAAGGAAAAGCTTTTGTAGTTTTGGCACTTATTGCGATTGTTGTTTTTGCTCTTGTTTACTTTGGGATTAGCTTGACCTCGAACATAGGCAAGACGGATACGCAGATTTCGTCGGAGGATGCGGGCAAGCAGCTGAATAAGCTTTATCAAGGCATTTCAGTGACGACTGCGGAGCCGATCAAAGGACAGATCGACCTTGATCCTGCCGATGTCAGCGACTCCTTGCCGGATATTTCGAAATTTCCTGTATCAGTTGAAAATACGACAGACCAATTCGTCGAAATCTTTTCCTCCACCGAGAAATCGGGTACGGAAATGGATGGCTGGCTGAACGATGTCGCCACCGCTTTTAATCAAGCGAAGATTAAAGTGAACGGGAAGACGGCTTCGGTCAAAATCCGCAATATTGCCTCCGGTACCGCAGCGGATTATATCCGTTCAGGCAAATATGTACCCGATGCATTCACTCCATCCAACGAGCTGTGGGGCGAGATGGTTGCAGCGAGCGGTGTTCAAACGAAGCTCGTGTCTAAACGGCTCGTAGGCAATGTAGCGGGAATCGTATCCACGCAAGCGAAATATGATGAATTGATCGCCGAATATGGCTCGCTTAATGTGAAGACGCTGACCGATGCCATTGCAAGCAATCAGGTAGCGATGGGCTATACCGACCCTTTTGCCAGCTCAACGGGCCTCAACTTTTTAGTGACGTCCCTCGCGACGTTTGACAGCCAAGAGCTGCTGGGCGAGAAGGCGGTGCAAGGCTTTGAGAAGTTCCAGGCTAATGTTCCGTTTCTTGCCTCGACTACGCTGCAAATGCGTGAGGCTGCCAAGACGGGGATGCTCGATGCTTTTGTACTGGAGTATCAAACCTATGTGAATGCGGCGGATTTCCAGAGCGGATACGTGTTTACGCCTTTCGGCGTCAGACATGACAGCCCGCTGTATGCGCTCGGCAAGCTGTCGAAGGATAAGCAGGACATTATCCAGAAGTTCGCCGATTTTGTTGCGCAGGATAAATACCAGAAGGCTGCTGAGGAAAAAGGCTTTAATGGTCTGAATGACTACAAGTCCGAGATGGAAGCGGTCAACGGCAAGACGCTGGCTTCCGCGCAGAAGCTTTGGAAGGAAAAGAAGGATGGAAGCAAGGCGATTGCCGCTGTTTTTGTAGCCGATATTTCGGGCAGCATGGGCGGCGAGCCGCTTAATCGCTTGAAGGAATCGCTGCTCAGGGGGCAGAAGTTTTTGGGCAGAAACAACAGCATCGGGTTCGTTTCGTATTCCAGTGACGTGGCAATCAACCTGCCAATTGGAAAATATGACACAAATCATCAATCGATGTTTGTTGGCGCGATCAACAGCTTGCAGGCGAGTGGAGGAACGGCGACCTTCGACGGCATCGTCGTGGCTATGAAAATGCTGCAAGATGAGCTTGCTGTGAGTCCGGATGTGAAGCCGCTCATCTTTGTGCTAAGCGATGGGGAGACGAATGAAGGGCATTCACTGAAGGATATTAAAGGGCTTATCGAAACGTACAAAATTCCGATTTATACCATTGGCTACAACGCGAATATTAAGGCGCTGCAAAGCATTTCAAGCATTAACGAGGCAGCGAGCATCAACGCCGATACCGACGATGTCGTTTATAAGATTGGAAATCTGCTGAACGTTCAAATGTAA
- a CDS encoding class I SAM-dependent methyltransferase codes for MSNDLFNAAVWEKAWTEDPNATGNKMKKAGIGRTSFDHKAKSFNAEVFSAEGRHRSERIIRWIEGQGVDFQGLSVLDIGAASGGFTVPFIDRGARVTAVEPNVPLSELFRENTARFDQGQVELVHDVFEELDIDARGWSNAYDLVFVSMCPVIVDWESVERVLSTARKYCYISVGAGPREHSLLQAVLPLLTGQEIHPESSDMAYLTHLLYLKGYSFQSIITKETKTTESSYEEAIEEVMQALKTHKLIPNASARQIVTDYVHRTYPDGKVVIHQGGRYGKVLIQLQELNMYTRPETVRA; via the coding sequence ATGAGCAATGACTTGTTTAATGCAGCTGTGTGGGAGAAGGCATGGACGGAGGACCCGAACGCGACGGGCAATAAAATGAAGAAGGCCGGAATTGGCCGTACGTCCTTTGACCATAAAGCAAAGAGCTTTAATGCAGAGGTATTCAGTGCAGAAGGAAGACACAGAAGCGAGCGAATTATTCGCTGGATAGAAGGGCAAGGTGTCGACTTCCAAGGGCTGTCCGTACTCGATATCGGTGCTGCCTCGGGCGGATTTACGGTTCCTTTCATCGACCGTGGAGCACGGGTAACGGCTGTAGAGCCTAACGTTCCGTTAAGCGAGCTCTTCAGAGAGAATACAGCAAGGTTTGATCAGGGGCAGGTCGAACTGGTACATGATGTGTTTGAAGAGCTGGATATTGACGCAAGGGGCTGGAGCAACGCCTATGATCTCGTATTTGTGTCCATGTGCCCGGTCATTGTCGATTGGGAAAGCGTGGAGCGGGTGCTCAGCACGGCTCGCAAATATTGCTACATTAGTGTAGGTGCGGGGCCCAGAGAGCATAGTCTGCTGCAAGCTGTTCTTCCTTTGCTGACGGGCCAGGAGATTCATCCAGAAAGCTCGGATATGGCCTACTTAACGCACCTGCTCTATTTGAAGGGCTATTCGTTCCAATCCATTATTACGAAAGAAACAAAAACGACCGAGTCGTCTTACGAAGAAGCAATAGAGGAAGTCATGCAAGCGCTGAAAACCCATAAATTAATTCCTAATGCGTCCGCCCGCCAAATCGTTACCGATTATGTGCATCGTACTTATCCAGATGGCAAAGTGGTCATTCATCAGGGCGGACGTTATGGCAAGGTGCTGATTCAGCTGCAGGAGCTGAATATGTATACACGACCGGAAACTGTTAGAGCGTAG
- a CDS encoding response regulator, producing the protein MKVILIDDEPVMHLIMRKMLAKYAELQVVGAFADTRAAGDFLAENTDVELAFVDISVPGDSGLAFASKLDKAGSKIQMVFVTSHKDYAVEAFELSVLDYLVKPVTQERLERTIHRALEGRRMVGDSLTASAQIQNVNRVSITALGDFSVRNERGRVKWISSKSAELFAYLLLNRGQRISRARLVADIFAGMTNVNAEKYLNTTVYQLRKSLEPLALRDAIRSENDGYALELADAIIDFEEFERQAVKFKQIDAATVEDALNVERLYTGELFGSKAYVWAIHETERLAELYTSFVKNVVETLFALSKTAAASKLLLKLYAQNPLDESVLSLLLRKHAQDGNKKGLTAQYTEYVRLVKKELGIRPSKALLLLYDSLVSELADNAK; encoded by the coding sequence ATGAAAGTCATCCTAATTGACGATGAGCCCGTTATGCATTTAATTATGCGAAAAATGCTGGCGAAATACGCAGAGCTGCAGGTCGTAGGGGCATTTGCGGACACGCGTGCGGCGGGCGATTTTCTCGCTGAAAATACCGATGTCGAGCTGGCGTTTGTTGACATTTCCGTGCCGGGCGACAGCGGGCTTGCGTTTGCTTCCAAGCTGGACAAGGCGGGCAGCAAAATACAAATGGTATTCGTCACCTCGCATAAAGACTATGCGGTTGAGGCATTTGAGCTGTCGGTGCTCGATTATTTGGTGAAGCCCGTCACGCAGGAGCGGCTGGAGCGGACGATTCATCGCGCGCTTGAAGGCAGGAGGATGGTAGGGGATTCCCTTACAGCAAGCGCCCAAATTCAGAACGTGAACCGTGTCAGCATTACAGCTTTAGGCGACTTTTCCGTGCGAAATGAACGGGGACGCGTAAAATGGATTTCCAGCAAAAGCGCTGAGCTGTTTGCCTACCTGCTGCTGAACCGTGGTCAGCGAATTTCGCGTGCCAGGCTCGTTGCAGATATTTTTGCCGGGATGACGAATGTGAATGCTGAAAAGTATTTGAATACGACGGTCTATCAGCTCCGCAAATCATTAGAGCCGTTAGCGCTTCGGGATGCCATTCGCTCGGAAAACGACGGCTACGCGCTGGAACTAGCAGATGCCATAATTGATTTTGAAGAGTTCGAGCGCCAAGCGGTAAAGTTTAAGCAGATTGACGCCGCTACGGTGGAGGATGCGCTGAACGTGGAAAGGCTCTACACGGGGGAGCTGTTCGGCAGCAAAGCCTACGTCTGGGCAATACACGAGACAGAGCGGCTGGCAGAGCTTTACACCTCGTTCGTCAAAAATGTAGTGGAGACACTCTTCGCTCTCTCCAAAACGGCTGCAGCATCGAAGCTGCTGCTAAAGCTCTATGCACAAAATCCCCTTGATGAATCCGTCCTGAGCTTGCTGCTCCGCAAGCATGCGCAGGATGGAAACAAGAAGGGGCTTACCGCCCAATACACCGAATATGTGAGACTGGTCAAAAAGGAGCTCGGCATTCGTCCATCCAAAGCGTTGCTCCTTTTATACGATTCTCTGGTCAGTGAATTAGCTGATAACGCAAAATAA